From a region of the Cyclopterus lumpus isolate fCycLum1 chromosome 5, fCycLum1.pri, whole genome shotgun sequence genome:
- the mitfa gene encoding melanocyte inducing transcription factor a isoform X2, producing the protein MEVLKVQAHLENPTKYHIQQAQRQQVRQYLSTTLGGKAGSQCPSQPPEHGMPPGHGSSAPNSPMALLTLSSNCEKEMDDVIDDIISLESSYNEDVLGLMDPGLQMNNPLPVSGNLLDVYGNQGLPLPGLGISNSCPSSIKREYTEAEVRALAKERQKKDNHNLIERRRRFNINDRIKELGTLIPKSNDPDMRWNKGTILKASVDYIRRLQREQQRAKELEGRQRKVEHANRHLMLRIQELEIQARAHGLTVVTSSSVCTSDLIGRAIKQEPVLGECPADLYQHVLGPDMSPPTTLDLNNGTITFDQMPADGGDSGLYGTSRTCNMKDLVRDTLSPMSPSDPLLSSMSPDGSNASSLHSSSSSMEEKEHGC; encoded by the exons ATGGAAGTTCTGAAG GTGCAGGCCCACCTGGAGAACCCCACCAAGTACCACATCCAGCAGGCTCAGCGGCAGCAGGTGAGGCAGTACCTGTCCACCACTCTGGGTGGCAAAGCCGGCAGCCAGTGCCCCAGCCAGCCCCCCGAGCACGGCATGCCGCCCGGCCACGGCAGCAGTGCCCCCAACAGTCCCATGGCCCTGCTCACCCTCAGCTCCAACTGTGAGAAAGAG ATGGATGATGTCATTGATGATATTATTAGCTTGGAGTCGAGTTACAACGAAGATGTTCTTGGACTTATGGACCCAGGACTCCAAATGAACAACCCG CTCCCTGTGTCCGGAAACCTTCTCGATGTCTACGGCAACCAAGGACTTCCACTCCCGGGCCTCGGTATCAGCAACTCCTGTCCATCCAGCATTAAGAGAGAATACACAG AGGCTGAAGTCCGTGCTCTTGCTAAAGAGAGGCAGAAAAAAGACAACCACAACTTAA TTGAACGAAGGCGGAGATTCAACATCAACGATCGCATCAAAGAACTGGGAACCTTGATACCCAAGTCCAACGATCC AGACATGCGCTGGAATAAGGGCACCATTCTCAAAGCCTCAGTGGACTACATCAGGAGGCTACAGCGGGAGCAGCAGAGAGCCAAGGAGCTGGAGGGCAgacagaggaaggtggagcatGCAAACCGCCATCTGATGCTTCGTATACAG GAGCTGGAAATCCAGGCCCGTGCCCATGGTCTTACAGTGGTGACTTCCTCGTCTGTCTGCACATCGGACTTGATAGGGCGAGCCATTAAACAGGAGCCCGTCCTTGGCGAATGCCCTGCGGATCTCTACCAACATGTCTTGGGTCCCGACATGTCCCCTCCGACTACGCTGGACCTCAACAACGGCACCATCACCTTCGACCAGATGCCTGCAGACGGCGGGGACTCTGGTCTCTATGGGACCTCCAGGACCTGTAACATGAAGGATTTGGTAAGGGACACCCTGTCGCCGATGTCCCCAAGTGATCCCCTGCTGTCCTCGATGTCCCCGGACGGCTCCAACGCCAGCAGCCTCCACAGTTCCAGCTCGAgtatggaggagaaggagcacgGCTGTTAG
- the mitfa gene encoding melanocyte inducing transcription factor a isoform X1, whose translation MEVLKVQAHLENPTKYHIQQAQRQQVRQYLSTTLGGKAGSQCPSQPPEHGMPPGHGSSAPNSPMALLTLSSNCEKEMDDVIDDIISLESSYNEDVLGLMDPGLQMNNPLPVSGNLLDVYGNQGLPLPGLGISNSCPSSIKREYTAPGMKQVLEKPDACSLYENYQRQEGFPVEAEVRALAKERQKKDNHNLIERRRRFNINDRIKELGTLIPKSNDPDMRWNKGTILKASVDYIRRLQREQQRAKELEGRQRKVEHANRHLMLRIQELEIQARAHGLTVVTSSSVCTSDLIGRAIKQEPVLGECPADLYQHVLGPDMSPPTTLDLNNGTITFDQMPADGGDSGLYGTSRTCNMKDLVRDTLSPMSPSDPLLSSMSPDGSNASSLHSSSSSMEEKEHGC comes from the exons ATGGAAGTTCTGAAG GTGCAGGCCCACCTGGAGAACCCCACCAAGTACCACATCCAGCAGGCTCAGCGGCAGCAGGTGAGGCAGTACCTGTCCACCACTCTGGGTGGCAAAGCCGGCAGCCAGTGCCCCAGCCAGCCCCCCGAGCACGGCATGCCGCCCGGCCACGGCAGCAGTGCCCCCAACAGTCCCATGGCCCTGCTCACCCTCAGCTCCAACTGTGAGAAAGAG ATGGATGATGTCATTGATGATATTATTAGCTTGGAGTCGAGTTACAACGAAGATGTTCTTGGACTTATGGACCCAGGACTCCAAATGAACAACCCG CTCCCTGTGTCCGGAAACCTTCTCGATGTCTACGGCAACCAAGGACTTCCACTCCCGGGCCTCGGTATCAGCAACTCCTGTCCATCCAGCATTAAGAGAGAATACACAG CTCCTGGCATGAAGCAAGTATTGGAAAAGCCTGATGCCTGTAGCCTGTATGAAAACTATCAAAGGCAAGAGGGCTTTCCAGTAG AGGCTGAAGTCCGTGCTCTTGCTAAAGAGAGGCAGAAAAAAGACAACCACAACTTAA TTGAACGAAGGCGGAGATTCAACATCAACGATCGCATCAAAGAACTGGGAACCTTGATACCCAAGTCCAACGATCC AGACATGCGCTGGAATAAGGGCACCATTCTCAAAGCCTCAGTGGACTACATCAGGAGGCTACAGCGGGAGCAGCAGAGAGCCAAGGAGCTGGAGGGCAgacagaggaaggtggagcatGCAAACCGCCATCTGATGCTTCGTATACAG GAGCTGGAAATCCAGGCCCGTGCCCATGGTCTTACAGTGGTGACTTCCTCGTCTGTCTGCACATCGGACTTGATAGGGCGAGCCATTAAACAGGAGCCCGTCCTTGGCGAATGCCCTGCGGATCTCTACCAACATGTCTTGGGTCCCGACATGTCCCCTCCGACTACGCTGGACCTCAACAACGGCACCATCACCTTCGACCAGATGCCTGCAGACGGCGGGGACTCTGGTCTCTATGGGACCTCCAGGACCTGTAACATGAAGGATTTGGTAAGGGACACCCTGTCGCCGATGTCCCCAAGTGATCCCCTGCTGTCCTCGATGTCCCCGGACGGCTCCAACGCCAGCAGCCTCCACAGTTCCAGCTCGAgtatggaggagaaggagcacgGCTGTTAG